The Streptomyces aurantiacus genome includes a region encoding these proteins:
- the fmt gene encoding methionyl-tRNA formyltransferase: protein MKLVFAGTPEVAVPALDALIASGRHEVAAVVTRPDAPAGRGRRLVASPVAQRAEDAGIEVLKPARPRDEAFLARLREIAPDCCPVVAYGALLPRVALDIPANGWVNLHFSLLPAWRGAAPVQHAVMAGDEITGASTFLIEEGLDSGPVYGTVTEEVRPTDTSGDLLTRLAFAGSGLLAATMDGIEDGTLKAVPQPADGITLAPKITVEDAQVDWAAPALRVDRVVRGCTPAPGAWTVFRAERLKLIQVVPVPERTDLAPGALAVGKNNVYVGTGSYAVELLWVQAQGKKPMRAADWARGVRIASGEMVGGSGAL, encoded by the coding sequence GGACGCCCTGATCGCCTCCGGGCGGCACGAGGTGGCCGCCGTCGTCACGCGGCCCGACGCGCCGGCCGGGCGGGGACGCAGGCTTGTCGCGAGCCCGGTGGCTCAGCGCGCCGAGGACGCCGGGATCGAGGTGCTGAAGCCGGCGCGGCCACGGGACGAGGCCTTCCTCGCGCGGCTGAGGGAGATCGCCCCGGACTGCTGCCCCGTCGTGGCCTACGGTGCGCTGCTGCCCCGGGTCGCACTCGACATCCCCGCCAACGGCTGGGTCAACCTGCACTTCTCCCTGCTTCCCGCCTGGCGCGGGGCGGCGCCCGTGCAGCACGCGGTCATGGCCGGGGACGAGATCACCGGTGCCTCCACCTTCCTCATCGAGGAGGGGCTCGACTCCGGGCCCGTCTACGGGACCGTCACCGAGGAGGTGCGGCCCACCGACACCAGCGGGGACCTGCTGACGCGGCTCGCCTTCGCCGGCTCCGGGCTGCTCGCGGCGACCATGGACGGGATCGAGGACGGCACCCTGAAGGCCGTGCCGCAGCCGGCGGACGGCATCACCCTGGCGCCGAAGATCACCGTCGAGGACGCCCAGGTGGACTGGGCGGCGCCGGCGCTGCGGGTCGACCGGGTCGTACGCGGCTGTACGCCCGCGCCCGGTGCGTGGACCGTCTTCCGCGCCGAACGGCTCAAGCTGATCCAGGTCGTGCCGGTGCCCGAGCGGACGGATCTGGCCCCGGGAGCGTTGGCGGTCGGGAAGAACAACGTGTACGTCGGTACCGGGTCGTACGCCGTCGAGCTGTTGTGGGTGCAGGCGCAGGGCAAGAAGCCGATGCGGGCGGCGGACTGGGCCCGGGGCGTGCGGATCGCCTCCGGCGAGATGGTCGGGGGCAGCGGGGCTCTCTAG
- a CDS encoding RsmB/NOP family class I SAM-dependent RNA methyltransferase, producing the protein MNEQSPRPRQQRKPYRRPQKDPVRMLAFEALRAVDERDAYANLVLPPLLRKAREKDDFDGRDAALATELVYGTLRRQGTYDAVIAACVDRPLREVDPPVLDVLSLGAHQLLGTRIPTHAAVSASVDLARVVLGDGRAKFVNAVLRKIAQHDLDSWIEKVAPPYDEDPEDHLAVVHSHPRWVVSALWDSLGGGRAGIEDLLEADNERPEVTLVARPGRSTADEILGVLGEENALPGRWSPYAVRLSEGGEPGAIEAVREGRVGVQDEGSQLVALALANAPLDGPDKAWLDGCAGPGGKAAMLAGLAAERGAVLLASEKQPHRAGLVAKTLAGNPGPYQVIAADGTRPPWRAGTFDRVLMDVPCTGLGALRRRPEARWRRRPDDLDGFAPLQRGLLRTALDSVRVGGVVGYATCSPHLAETRAVVNDVLKQHDAELLDARPLFQGVPALGEGPDVQLWPHLHGTDAMYLALIRRTG; encoded by the coding sequence GTGAACGAGCAGTCCCCTCGGCCCCGTCAGCAGCGCAAGCCCTATCGCCGTCCGCAGAAGGACCCCGTACGGATGCTCGCCTTCGAGGCGCTGCGGGCCGTGGACGAGAGGGACGCGTACGCGAATCTCGTACTGCCGCCCCTGCTGCGCAAGGCCCGGGAGAAGGACGACTTCGACGGGCGGGACGCGGCACTGGCGACGGAGCTGGTGTACGGGACGCTGCGTCGGCAGGGCACCTATGACGCCGTCATCGCGGCCTGCGTGGACCGGCCGCTGCGCGAGGTCGACCCGCCGGTGCTCGATGTGCTGAGCCTGGGCGCGCACCAGCTGCTCGGGACGCGGATCCCGACGCACGCCGCCGTGTCCGCGTCCGTCGACCTCGCGAGGGTCGTGCTCGGGGACGGGCGGGCGAAGTTCGTCAACGCCGTGCTGCGGAAGATCGCGCAGCACGATCTGGACAGCTGGATCGAGAAGGTCGCGCCGCCCTACGACGAGGACCCCGAGGACCACCTCGCCGTCGTCCACTCGCATCCGCGGTGGGTCGTCTCGGCGCTGTGGGACTCGCTCGGCGGCGGACGCGCCGGGATCGAGGATCTGCTGGAGGCCGACAACGAGCGGCCCGAGGTGACCCTGGTCGCCCGGCCCGGCCGCTCCACCGCCGACGAGATCCTCGGCGTGCTCGGCGAGGAGAACGCGCTGCCGGGACGCTGGTCGCCGTACGCCGTGCGGCTGTCCGAGGGCGGCGAGCCCGGTGCCATCGAGGCCGTACGCGAAGGCCGGGTGGGCGTTCAGGACGAGGGCAGCCAGCTGGTGGCCCTCGCCCTCGCCAACGCGCCGCTCGACGGGCCGGACAAGGCATGGCTCGACGGATGCGCCGGGCCGGGCGGCAAGGCGGCCATGCTCGCCGGGCTCGCCGCCGAGCGCGGGGCCGTGCTGCTCGCCTCCGAGAAGCAGCCGCACCGGGCCGGGCTGGTCGCGAAGACACTCGCCGGGAACCCCGGGCCGTACCAGGTCATCGCCGCCGACGGGACACGGCCGCCGTGGCGGGCCGGGACCTTCGACCGCGTCCTGATGGACGTGCCCTGCACCGGGCTCGGTGCTCTGCGCCGGCGTCCCGAGGCCCGCTGGCGGCGCCGGCCCGACGACCTGGACGGCTTCGCCCCGCTGCAGCGGGGGCTGTTGCGCACGGCGCTCGACTCGGTGCGGGTCGGCGGTGTCGTCGGCTACGCCACCTGCTCGCCGCACCTCGCCGAGACCCGGGCCGTGGTCAACGACGTACTCAAGCAGCACGACGCCGAACTCCTCGACGCCCGGCCGCTGTTCCAGGGTGTCCCGGCCCTGGGCGAGGGGCCGGACGTCCAGTTGTGGCCGCACCTGCACGGGACGGACGCGATGTATCTGGCGCTGATCCGCCGGACGGGCTGA
- a CDS encoding MMPL family transporter — MTDAQGNQGQHGQQGQGRRGIGWLVCGRRSKWLVVGLWLVLLVLTAPFAQKLADAQDNDAASWLPGSAESTQVLQISEDFRPEQIPAIVVYARADGLTAQDRDRIAEDVRELKELRAHGIRGAETRGPVYDRQTDPRAAQVLVPITMDEKGWEQIGPAVDSIRADVGEGGDGLAVHITGPGGTSADFSEAFEGIDSTLLFSAMIVVIVMLLLTYRSPTLLLVPLLGVVAALFTAQALIYLFAEHAGLTVNGQSAGILTVLVFGAGTDYALLLVARYREELRRHEDRHEAMALALHRAGPAVLASGATVVLSMLVLLAAEMNSTRGLGPVAAIGVAVALIAMLTLFPALLVICGRWIFWPVIPHLGSPDPTERGVWARMGRRISLRPRMIWAVTAAVLALLSLGLVQLRAEGISNADAFTGEPDSIVGQEVSARYFPAGSGDPLVIVSNRAQAEEVGRAVADTRGVVPESLGLPPGTKPEFEGKVLFEATMTDPADSEAAKQTVERVRDAVHDVPDADAQVGGGTASLLDMDEATTHDNILIIPLVLVVVLLILCALLRALIAPLLLIGTVVLSFAAALGISALAFRYVFDYAGESTDFPLFVFVFLVALGIDYNIFLTTRIREEAAGQGTRKGVVTGLSTTGAVITSAGLVLAGTFAALATLPMVAFAELGFAVALGVLIDTFIVRSVLVTSLFLDVGPKIWWPGRLAHEDGAEGGTTTRPPAAPGAGTGASEPASRPGGPSK, encoded by the coding sequence ATGACGGACGCGCAGGGGAACCAAGGACAACACGGACAGCAGGGGCAGGGCCGGCGCGGTATCGGCTGGCTGGTCTGCGGCCGGCGGTCCAAGTGGCTGGTCGTGGGACTGTGGCTGGTGCTGCTGGTCCTGACGGCGCCCTTCGCCCAGAAGCTCGCCGACGCCCAGGACAACGACGCGGCCTCCTGGCTGCCCGGTTCCGCCGAATCCACCCAAGTCCTGCAGATCTCCGAGGACTTCAGGCCGGAGCAGATCCCCGCGATCGTCGTGTACGCCCGTGCGGACGGCCTCACGGCACAGGACCGGGACCGGATCGCCGAGGACGTACGAGAGCTCAAGGAACTGCGTGCGCACGGCATCCGCGGCGCGGAGACCCGTGGCCCCGTCTACGACCGGCAGACGGACCCACGGGCGGCCCAGGTCCTGGTGCCGATCACGATGGACGAGAAGGGCTGGGAGCAGATCGGGCCCGCGGTGGACTCGATCCGTGCGGACGTCGGCGAGGGCGGGGACGGGCTCGCCGTGCACATCACGGGCCCGGGCGGCACCTCCGCGGACTTCTCCGAGGCCTTCGAGGGCATCGACTCCACGCTGCTGTTCTCGGCGATGATCGTCGTCATCGTGATGCTCCTGCTCACCTACCGCAGTCCGACCCTGCTGCTGGTGCCGCTGCTCGGCGTGGTCGCGGCGCTGTTCACCGCGCAGGCGCTGATCTACCTGTTCGCGGAGCACGCGGGGCTGACCGTCAACGGCCAGAGCGCGGGCATTCTGACGGTCCTCGTCTTCGGCGCGGGGACGGACTACGCCCTGCTCCTGGTGGCCCGCTACCGGGAGGAACTGCGCCGCCACGAGGACCGCCACGAGGCCATGGCGCTCGCCCTGCACCGGGCGGGCCCCGCGGTGCTCGCCTCCGGCGCCACCGTCGTCCTGAGCATGCTGGTGCTGCTCGCCGCCGAGATGAACTCGACGCGCGGTCTCGGCCCGGTCGCCGCGATCGGTGTCGCGGTGGCGCTGATCGCGATGCTGACGCTCTTCCCGGCCCTGCTGGTGATCTGCGGCCGCTGGATCTTCTGGCCGGTGATCCCGCACCTCGGCTCCCCCGACCCCACCGAGCGCGGTGTCTGGGCCCGGATGGGCCGCCGTATCTCGCTTCGCCCGCGCATGATCTGGGCCGTCACGGCGGCGGTCCTCGCGCTGTTGTCGCTGGGCCTCGTCCAGCTGCGCGCGGAGGGCATCAGCAACGCCGACGCCTTCACCGGCGAACCCGACTCGATCGTCGGCCAGGAGGTGTCCGCGCGGTACTTCCCCGCGGGCAGCGGCGATCCGCTCGTCATCGTCAGCAACCGCGCCCAGGCCGAGGAGGTCGGCCGGGCGGTCGCGGACACCCGAGGGGTCGTACCGGAATCCCTCGGCCTGCCGCCGGGCACGAAACCCGAGTTCGAGGGCAAGGTCCTCTTCGAGGCCACGATGACCGACCCGGCGGACAGCGAGGCCGCGAAACAGACGGTCGAGCGGGTACGGGACGCCGTCCACGACGTGCCGGACGCGGACGCGCAGGTCGGCGGCGGTACGGCATCACTGCTGGACATGGACGAGGCGACGACCCACGACAACATCCTGATCATCCCGCTGGTGCTGGTCGTGGTGCTGCTGATCCTCTGTGCCCTGCTCCGCGCCCTGATCGCCCCGCTGCTGCTGATCGGCACGGTGGTGCTGTCCTTCGCCGCCGCGCTGGGCATCAGCGCGCTCGCGTTCCGGTACGTCTTCGACTACGCGGGCGAGTCGACGGACTTCCCACTGTTCGTCTTCGTCTTCCTGGTGGCTCTGGGCATCGACTACAACATCTTCCTGACCACCCGGATCCGCGAGGAGGCAGCCGGCCAGGGCACCCGCAAGGGTGTGGTGACGGGCCTCTCCACCACCGGCGCGGTCATCACCTCGGCAGGCCTGGTGCTCGCGGGCACGTTCGCGGCCCTGGCGACCCTCCCGATGGTCGCCTTCGCCGAACTCGGCTTCGCGGTGGCCCTGGGCGTGCTGATCGACACGTTCATCGTGCGCTCGGTCCTCGTGACGTCCCTGTTCCTGGACGTGGGACCGAAGATCTGGTGGCCCGGCCGGCTGGCACACGAGGACGGCGCCGAGGGCGGGACCACGACACGGCCGCCGGCCGCCCCGGGAGCCGGGACGGGTGCGTCGGAACCGGCCTCGCGACCGGGTGGCCCCTCGAAGTGA
- the rpe gene encoding ribulose-phosphate 3-epimerase, protein MAAQINPSILSADFARLAEEARAVEGADWLHVDVMDNHFVPNLTLGVPVVESLARATDTPLDCHLMIEDADRWAPQYVEAGAGSVTFHVEAAAAPVRLAREIRAKGARASMALRPATAIEPYEDLLPELDMLLIMTVEPGFGGQAFLDIMLPKIRRTRELINKHGLELWLQVDGGVSASTIERCAEAGADVFVAGSAVYGADDPAQAVRALRTQAEEATAQAAWACGH, encoded by the coding sequence ATGGCCGCGCAGATCAACCCCAGCATCCTGTCCGCCGACTTCGCCCGCCTTGCCGAGGAGGCAAGGGCGGTGGAAGGGGCCGACTGGCTGCATGTCGACGTGATGGACAACCATTTCGTCCCGAACCTCACGCTAGGTGTGCCGGTCGTAGAGTCCTTGGCGCGGGCGACGGACACGCCGCTGGACTGCCATCTGATGATCGAGGACGCCGATCGGTGGGCGCCCCAGTACGTAGAAGCGGGTGCCGGTTCCGTCACCTTCCATGTCGAGGCGGCCGCCGCACCCGTGCGGCTCGCCCGCGAGATCCGGGCCAAGGGCGCCCGGGCCTCCATGGCCCTGCGGCCCGCGACTGCCATCGAGCCGTACGAGGACCTGCTTCCCGAGCTCGACATGCTGCTGATCATGACTGTCGAGCCCGGCTTCGGAGGCCAGGCCTTTCTCGACATCATGCTGCCGAAGATCCGCCGCACCCGCGAGTTGATCAACAAGCACGGCCTCGAACTGTGGCTGCAGGTCGACGGCGGTGTCTCGGCCTCCACCATCGAGCGTTGCGCGGAGGCGGGCGCCGACGTCTTCGTCGCCGGGTCCGCGGTGTACGGGGCGGACGACCCCGCCCAGGCGGTACGTGCATTGCGCACGCAGGCGGAGGAGGCGACGGCCCAGGCAGCATGGGCATGCGGCCACTGA
- a CDS encoding sugar-binding transcriptional regulator, whose product MNSSEENAVSGMSAGRSAMRMGPAELVQAAAMARRFYLEGKSKIQIAEEFGVSRFKVARVLETALERDLVRIEIRVPAELDAERSDALRARYGLRHAVVVESPAEAEESPDPENLGEVAADLLGELVAEGDVLGLAWGRSTIHMAAALDRLPPCTVVQLTGVYDAGTAERGSVEAVRRAAQVSGGDAHPIYAPMLLPDVATAAALRSQTGIARAFEYFDKVTVACVSIGSWEAGISTVHDMLTEEERAHYATLGVAAEMSAHLFDSEGRRVGRDLGERCITVEADRLRRIPEVVAIAGGQRKAAAIDAVLRSGLVTSLVTDTAAADALMTAGPTPRPALDRADPDGM is encoded by the coding sequence GTGAACAGCAGTGAGGAGAACGCCGTGTCGGGTATGTCGGCGGGCCGGTCGGCCATGCGGATGGGACCCGCTGAGCTGGTGCAGGCGGCGGCCATGGCCCGTCGCTTCTATCTGGAGGGCAAATCCAAGATCCAGATCGCCGAGGAGTTCGGCGTCAGCCGCTTCAAGGTGGCCCGGGTCCTGGAGACCGCTCTCGAACGTGATCTCGTGAGGATCGAGATCCGTGTCCCCGCCGAACTGGACGCGGAGCGCTCGGACGCGCTGCGCGCCCGCTACGGCCTGCGGCACGCCGTCGTCGTCGAGTCCCCGGCCGAGGCCGAGGAGTCGCCCGACCCGGAGAACCTCGGCGAGGTGGCCGCCGACCTGCTCGGCGAGCTGGTCGCCGAAGGCGATGTGCTCGGCCTCGCCTGGGGCCGTTCCACCATTCACATGGCGGCCGCGCTCGACCGGCTGCCGCCGTGCACGGTGGTGCAGCTGACGGGTGTGTACGACGCCGGGACGGCCGAGCGCGGCTCGGTCGAGGCCGTCCGCCGGGCCGCCCAGGTCTCCGGCGGCGACGCCCACCCCATCTACGCGCCGATGCTGCTGCCGGACGTGGCCACCGCGGCGGCGCTGCGCAGCCAGACGGGCATCGCCCGCGCCTTCGAGTACTTCGACAAGGTCACCGTCGCCTGCGTGTCGATCGGCTCCTGGGAGGCGGGCATCTCCACGGTGCACGACATGCTCACCGAGGAGGAGCGCGCCCACTACGCCACCCTCGGTGTGGCCGCGGAGATGTCCGCGCACCTCTTCGACTCCGAGGGCCGCCGCGTCGGCCGGGACCTGGGGGAGCGGTGCATCACCGTCGAGGCCGACCGGCTTCGGCGGATCCCCGAGGTCGTCGCGATCGCCGGCGGACAGCGCAAGGCGGCCGCCATCGACGCGGTGCTGCGGTCCGGCCTCGTCACCAGCCTGGTGACCGACACGGCGGCCGCGGACGCCCTGATGACGGCTGGTCCGACGCCGCGTCCCGCCCTCGACCGGGCGGACCCCGACGGCATGTGA
- a CDS encoding ribonuclease domain-containing protein, producing MLLRSVPRLLSGLLICLAALSAGCSSTDTGTAAPASVPAWAAGTKTVRESDLPAEARRTLVLIDEGGPFPYARDGAVFGNRERELPRRERGHYHEYTVRTPGERDRGARRVVTGRGGEVYYTDDHYDSFRAVLR from the coding sequence ATGCTGCTCCGGTCCGTCCCCCGTCTGCTGTCCGGGCTGCTGATCTGTCTGGCCGCCCTGTCGGCCGGATGTTCGTCGACGGACACCGGGACGGCCGCACCGGCCTCGGTCCCCGCCTGGGCCGCCGGGACGAAGACGGTGAGGGAGTCCGACCTGCCCGCCGAGGCCCGCCGGACGCTCGTCCTCATCGACGAGGGCGGTCCTTTCCCGTACGCCAGGGACGGCGCCGTCTTCGGGAACCGCGAGCGCGAGCTGCCGCGGCGCGAGCGCGGCCACTACCACGAGTACACGGTACGGACCCCCGGAGAGCGGGACCGCGGAGCCCGGCGCGTTGTCACCGGGCGGGGCGGCGAGGTCTACTACACCGATGATCACTACGACTCGTTCAGGGCGGTGCTGAGATGA
- a CDS encoding barstar family protein — MTDDVPGRHVVTLDLDGVADKAGLMERCVSALGLPDWFGRNWDALADSLTDPSVWPEAAGEGGLLVVVTGWRVYARTRPEEWEIAEEVFAGAADLVPALTVALALGGSHQ, encoded by the coding sequence ATGACGGACGACGTGCCGGGCCGCCACGTGGTCACGCTGGACCTCGACGGTGTCGCGGACAAGGCCGGCCTCATGGAGCGCTGCGTGAGCGCCCTGGGCCTGCCGGACTGGTTCGGACGGAACTGGGACGCGCTCGCCGACAGCCTCACCGACCCGTCCGTGTGGCCCGAGGCCGCCGGCGAGGGCGGACTGCTCGTCGTCGTCACCGGCTGGCGGGTGTACGCGCGGACGCGGCCCGAGGAGTGGGAGATCGCCGAGGAGGTGTTCGCCGGGGCGGCGGACCTCGTGCCGGCGCTCACCGTGGCGCTGGCCCTTGGAGGATCCCACCAGTAG
- a CDS encoding GuaB1 family IMP dehydrogenase-related protein produces the protein MRFLNDIQPAYDLTYDDVFMVPSRSAVGSRQGVDLASPDGTGTTIPLVVANMTAIAGRRMAETMARRGGLVVIPQDIPIEVVTEVVSWVKSRHLVLDTPIILAPHQTVADALSLLPKRAHNAGVVVDGDGRPVGVVTDADLSGVDRFTQLSEVMAKDLLLLDADIEPGEAFGRLDHANRRYAPAVDKDGRLAGILTRKGALRATLYTPATDADGRLRIAAAVGINGDVAGKAKQLLAAGVDTLVVDTAHGHQESMIAAVRAVRGLDPQVPVVAGNIVAAEGVRDLIEAGADIIKVGVGPGAMCTTRMMTGVGRPQFSAVLECAAEAKKYGKHVWADGGVRHPRDVAMALAAGASNVMVGSWFAGTYESPGDLQQDADGRLYKESFGMASARAVRNRTSEESAYDRARKALFEEGISTSRMFLDPSRPGVEDLVDSIIAGVRSSCTYAGANSLEEFAQRAVVGIQSAAGYAEGKPLHASWG, from the coding sequence GTGCGTTTCCTCAACGACATCCAGCCCGCGTACGACCTGACGTACGACGACGTCTTCATGGTGCCGAGCCGTTCCGCGGTCGGCTCGCGGCAGGGCGTCGACCTGGCTTCGCCGGACGGCACCGGCACCACGATCCCGCTGGTGGTCGCCAACATGACGGCGATCGCGGGCCGCCGCATGGCCGAGACCATGGCCCGCCGGGGTGGGCTCGTCGTCATCCCGCAGGACATCCCGATCGAGGTCGTCACCGAGGTCGTCTCCTGGGTCAAGAGCCGTCACCTCGTCCTGGACACCCCGATCATCCTCGCGCCGCACCAGACCGTCGCCGACGCGCTGTCCCTGCTGCCCAAGCGCGCCCACAACGCAGGGGTCGTGGTGGACGGGGACGGCAGGCCGGTCGGTGTCGTCACCGACGCCGACCTCAGCGGGGTCGACCGCTTCACCCAGCTGTCCGAGGTCATGGCGAAGGACCTGCTGCTGCTCGACGCGGACATCGAGCCGGGCGAGGCCTTCGGCAGGCTCGACCACGCCAACCGCCGCTACGCCCCGGCCGTGGACAAGGACGGCAGGCTCGCCGGCATCCTCACCCGCAAGGGCGCCCTGCGCGCCACGCTCTACACGCCGGCCACCGACGCGGACGGAAGGCTGCGCATCGCGGCCGCCGTGGGTATCAACGGCGATGTCGCGGGCAAGGCCAAGCAGCTGCTCGCCGCGGGCGTCGACACGCTCGTCGTGGACACCGCCCACGGTCATCAGGAGTCGATGATCGCCGCGGTCCGTGCCGTCCGCGGACTCGACCCGCAGGTGCCGGTCGTCGCGGGCAACATCGTCGCCGCCGAGGGCGTACGCGACCTGATCGAGGCCGGCGCGGACATCATCAAGGTCGGTGTCGGACCGGGCGCCATGTGCACCACGCGCATGATGACCGGCGTGGGCCGCCCGCAGTTCTCGGCGGTCCTGGAGTGCGCCGCCGAGGCGAAAAAGTACGGCAAGCACGTGTGGGCCGACGGCGGTGTGCGGCACCCGCGCGACGTCGCCATGGCGCTGGCCGCGGGCGCCTCGAACGTGATGGTCGGCTCGTGGTTCGCCGGGACCTACGAGTCGCCGGGCGACCTCCAGCAGGACGCCGACGGCCGCCTCTACAAGGAGTCGTTCGGCATGGCGTCCGCGCGTGCGGTACGCAACCGGACCTCGGAGGAGTCGGCGTACGACCGGGCCCGCAAGGCGCTGTTCGAGGAGGGCATCTCGACCTCCCGGATGTTCCTGGACCCGTCCCGGCCCGGCGTCGAGGACCTGGTCGACTCGATCATCGCGGGCGTGCGCTCCTCGTGCACGTACGCCGGTGCCAACTCCCTGGAGGAGTTCGCGCAGAGGGCCGTCGTCGGCATCCAGAGCGCGGCCGGCTACGCGGAGGGCAAGCCGCTGCACGCCAGCTGGGGCTGA
- a CDS encoding GNAT family N-acetyltransferase has protein sequence MRIDACRAEDVAALERFMPSHSVDGSHEARFARQEAGRSTYLIPRLDGRPVGHAEVRWTGCAAAEVRAARPGCPEINGLLVWPRTLRSRGIGGALVRAAEELAVARGTGLMGLGVGDDNPRAAALYTRLGYRPVVTYVDRWAYLDVDGERRECTDPCVFMVKHLDVKQA, from the coding sequence ATGAGGATCGATGCCTGCCGGGCCGAGGACGTCGCCGCCCTGGAGCGGTTCATGCCCTCGCACAGCGTGGACGGGAGTCATGAGGCGCGGTTCGCGCGGCAGGAAGCGGGCCGGAGCACGTATCTGATCCCCCGGCTCGACGGGCGGCCCGTCGGCCACGCGGAGGTCCGTTGGACCGGTTGCGCGGCTGCCGAGGTGCGCGCCGCGCGCCCGGGCTGCCCCGAGATCAACGGACTGCTCGTCTGGCCTCGGACGCTGCGCTCGCGGGGCATCGGCGGGGCGCTGGTGCGCGCCGCCGAGGAACTGGCCGTCGCGCGCGGAACCGGGCTCATGGGCCTCGGCGTCGGCGACGACAACCCGCGGGCGGCGGCGCTCTACACGCGGCTCGGTTACCGGCCCGTCGTGACCTACGTCGACCGATGGGCGTACCTCGACGTAGACGGCGAGCGCCGTGAGTGCACCGATCCCTGTGTCTTCATGGTCAAACACCTGGACGTCAAGCAGGCTTGA
- a CDS encoding amino acid permease, producing the protein MLDHGAPPQSRSHPTPAPAGPGARLMRRKPVESLVAEGGQGEGGSLRRSLGLWQLTMISIGATLGTGIFVVLGEAVPKAGPAVTLSFVIAGLTALFSALSYAELAGTIPVAGSSYSYAYATMGELVAWICGWCLVLEYGVSVAAVAVGWGEYLNELLDGTIGVTIPDALSAPPGDGGIFNLPALIVVLLAMAFLLGGARESARANTVMVVVKIAALLLFCAIGIQGFRSGNYENFMPLGMAGVSAAGATLFFSYIGFDAASTAGEEAKNAQRDLPRAIMLSLIIVTALYVLVAAVAVGAKPWQRFTGSEAALAGIMKDVTGDAVWGTLLAAGAVIAIASVVLTVLYGQTRILFAMSRDGLVPKVFSRVHPKTGTPRVNTVIVSLFCGVLAAAIPLGQLADATSIGTLFAFALVNVAVVVLRRTRPEMPRTFRVPLSPLIPALGFGFCVWMMGSLDTVTWVVFGVWMAVGLVFYFSYGYRRSRLATGPVG; encoded by the coding sequence GTGCTCGACCACGGCGCACCCCCGCAGTCCCGCAGTCACCCCACCCCCGCGCCAGCCGGCCCCGGCGCGCGTCTGATGCGCCGCAAGCCCGTGGAGAGCCTGGTCGCCGAGGGCGGCCAGGGGGAGGGCGGCAGCCTGCGGCGCTCCCTCGGCCTGTGGCAGCTGACGATGATCAGCATCGGTGCCACGCTCGGCACCGGCATCTTCGTGGTGCTCGGCGAGGCCGTCCCGAAGGCGGGCCCGGCCGTCACCCTCTCCTTCGTGATAGCCGGACTCACGGCACTCTTCTCGGCCCTCTCGTACGCCGAGCTCGCGGGCACCATCCCGGTCGCCGGATCCTCGTACTCCTACGCGTACGCGACCATGGGCGAACTCGTCGCCTGGATCTGCGGCTGGTGCCTCGTCCTGGAGTACGGCGTCTCCGTCGCGGCCGTCGCCGTCGGCTGGGGCGAGTACCTGAACGAGCTCCTCGACGGCACGATCGGCGTCACCATCCCGGACGCGCTCTCCGCCCCGCCCGGCGACGGCGGGATCTTCAACCTGCCCGCGCTGATCGTCGTACTGCTCGCCATGGCGTTCCTGCTCGGCGGCGCCCGCGAGTCCGCGCGCGCCAACACCGTCATGGTCGTCGTCAAGATCGCCGCGCTGCTGCTGTTCTGCGCGATCGGCATCCAGGGCTTCCGCTCCGGCAACTACGAGAACTTCATGCCGCTCGGCATGGCCGGCGTCAGCGCCGCCGGGGCGACCCTCTTCTTCTCGTACATCGGGTTCGACGCGGCCTCCACCGCGGGCGAGGAGGCCAAGAACGCCCAGCGCGACCTGCCCCGCGCGATCATGCTCTCCCTGATCATCGTGACGGCCCTGTACGTGCTCGTCGCGGCCGTCGCCGTCGGTGCCAAGCCCTGGCAGCGGTTCACCGGCTCCGAGGCCGCACTCGCCGGGATCATGAAGGACGTCACCGGTGACGCCGTCTGGGGCACGCTGCTGGCGGCCGGCGCCGTGATCGCCATCGCGAGCGTCGTGCTGACGGTCCTCTACGGGCAGACCCGCATCCTCTTCGCCATGTCCCGCGACGGGCTCGTCCCCAAGGTCTTCTCCCGTGTCCACCCGAAGACCGGGACCCCGCGCGTCAACACGGTCATCGTGTCCCTGTTCTGTGGCGTCCTCGCCGCCGCGATCCCGCTCGGGCAGCTCGCCGACGCGACCAGCATCGGCACGCTCTTCGCCTTCGCGCTGGTCAATGTGGCCGTCGTGGTGCTGCGGCGGACGCGGCCCGAGATGCCGCGCACGTTCCGGGTGCCGCTGTCGCCGTTGATACCCGCGCTGGGCTTCGGGTTCTGCGTGTGGATGATGGGCAGCCTCGACACCGTGACCTGGGTGGTCTTCGGCGTCTGGATGGCTGTCGGGCTCGTGTTCTACTTCAGTTACGGCTACCGGCGCTCACGTCTCGCGACCGGGCCGGTCGGCTGA